A genomic window from Bradyrhizobium lupini includes:
- a CDS encoding acyl-CoA desaturase, whose protein sequence is MSPNAPADDQHDDIMYPSALPFLLVHLGCIAAIWTGVTWQAIAICASLYVVRMFAIGAGYHRYFSHRAFATGRVFQFILAWLAQSTAQKSVLWWAAKHRHHHLHSDTEDDVHSPRHRGFLYSHLGWIFYREHDGTDLVKVGDFAAYPELMWLHRLELLPAVTLAALCFLVGGWSGLVVGFLWSTVLVYHATFCINSLAHVHGRKRYVTGDDSRNNWLLALFTLGEGWHNNHHAYQSSVRQGFRWWEIDVTYYILKVLSWFGIVWNMKSPPEQVLRNEQPLGARVINRAARELAGRFDAQTLAHAISSALRRADLAQLQLPTLHDILSRAHEGVDALTHLHLPKIPTREEFLAEAKAMFARTRSLNEIVDYAYEHFLESVRAQLATAR, encoded by the coding sequence ATGTCGCCCAACGCCCCCGCTGACGACCAACACGACGACATCATGTATCCCTCCGCCCTGCCGTTCCTGCTGGTCCATCTCGGCTGCATTGCTGCGATCTGGACCGGCGTTACCTGGCAGGCCATCGCGATCTGCGCCTCACTCTATGTCGTCCGTATGTTTGCGATCGGAGCAGGCTACCACCGCTATTTCTCCCATCGGGCTTTTGCGACCGGTCGAGTGTTTCAGTTCATCCTGGCCTGGCTTGCGCAAAGCACCGCGCAGAAAAGCGTTTTGTGGTGGGCGGCCAAGCATCGACATCATCATCTGCATTCCGATACCGAAGACGACGTGCATTCGCCGCGTCATCGAGGCTTCCTCTACAGTCATCTCGGCTGGATTTTTTACAGGGAGCACGATGGCACCGACCTCGTGAAAGTCGGAGATTTCGCCGCCTATCCGGAGTTGATGTGGCTGCATCGCCTGGAACTCCTGCCAGCCGTCACGCTGGCTGCGCTCTGCTTCCTGGTTGGCGGATGGTCCGGTCTCGTCGTCGGCTTCCTGTGGAGCACCGTGCTGGTCTATCACGCGACCTTCTGCATCAATTCCCTCGCCCACGTGCATGGACGCAAGCGGTACGTGACCGGCGATGATTCACGCAACAATTGGCTGCTGGCCTTGTTCACTCTCGGTGAGGGCTGGCACAACAATCACCACGCCTACCAGAGCAGCGTGCGGCAGGGTTTTCGCTGGTGGGAAATCGACGTCACCTATTACATCCTGAAGGTGCTGTCCTGGTTCGGCATCGTCTGGAACATGAAGTCGCCACCCGAGCAGGTGCTGCGCAACGAGCAGCCGCTTGGCGCACGCGTCATCAACCGGGCGGCCCGCGAGCTTGCCGGACGGTTCGATGCGCAGACCCTGGCGCATGCGATTTCGTCGGCGCTCCGCCGAGCCGATTTGGCCCAGTTGCAACTGCCGACGCTGCACGACATCCTGAGTCGCGCGCACGAAGGTGTCGATGCACTGACGCATCTGCACTTGCCGAAGATTCCGACCCGCGAGGAGTTTCTCGCCGAGGCCAAGGCGATGTTTGCGCGAACGCGATCACTTAACGAGATCGTGGACTATGCCTACGAACACTTCCTGGAGTCGGTTCGCGCGCAGCTCGCCACGGCGCGCTGA
- a CDS encoding DUF2231 domain-containing protein — MSINPKTTAAVGDHPLHPMIIPFPVAFLVGAPIADLAFIGTGDGFWARAAIWLIGAGIVMALVAAVAGFTDFFSDARIRSLNDAWYHMIGNLVAVVLALINFYLRYAQGAEAAIKPWGVALSLIVVGILLFTGWKGWELVYRHHVAVLDAPGQTSSEPVSPRHGGESRRRAA, encoded by the coding sequence ATGAGCATCAACCCCAAGACGACCGCCGCGGTCGGCGATCATCCGCTCCACCCCATGATCATCCCGTTCCCCGTCGCCTTCCTGGTCGGCGCGCCCATCGCCGATCTCGCCTTCATCGGCACCGGTGACGGCTTTTGGGCCAGAGCCGCGATCTGGCTGATCGGCGCCGGTATTGTGATGGCGCTCGTTGCGGCCGTGGCCGGCTTCACCGACTTCTTCAGCGACGCCCGCATCCGCAGCCTCAATGACGCCTGGTATCACATGATCGGCAATCTCGTAGCCGTCGTGCTGGCTCTGATCAATTTCTACCTCCGCTACGCGCAAGGCGCGGAAGCTGCAATCAAGCCGTGGGGCGTGGCGCTGTCCCTGATCGTGGTCGGCATTCTGCTTTTCACGGGGTGGAAGGGCTGGGAGTTGGTCTACCGGCATCACGTCGCGGTGCTGGACGCGCCAGGCCAGACCAGTTCGGAGCCGGTCAGCCCGCGTCATGGCGGCGAGAGCCGCCGCCGCGCCGCGTGA
- the tolB gene encoding Tol-Pal system beta propeller repeat protein TolB: MNRRRFMTLTGSTLAMLGGGQALAQQPQGRLRIDPTEFRPIPIAITNFVPGSPADGDVGNGVTQVITNNLKRSGLFAPVDQAAFIERISNIDVAPQFENWKTLNAQALVTGRMTRQPDGRLKAEFRLWDVVTGQQLAGQQYFTSPEYWRRIAHIISDQIYEKLTGEKGYFDSRVVFVDETGPKERRVKRLAMMDQDGANVRYLTRGSDLVLTPRFSPNSQEITYMEFGQGDPKVYLFNIETGQREIVGNFPGMTFAPRFSPDGQRVIMSLQQGGNSNLFVMDLRSRSTTRLTDTPAIDTSPSYSPDGTRICFESDRGGRSQIYVMAAGGGAAQRISFSKDDNNATYSTPVWSPRGDYIAFTRQGGGQFSIGVMKPDGSGERLLTSGYHNEGPTFSPNGRVLMFFRDPGGSGGPSLFSVDISGRNELKVPTPGFASDPAWSPLLSSTSG; this comes from the coding sequence ATGAACCGCCGCCGCTTCATGACCCTGACCGGATCGACGCTCGCGATGCTGGGGGGCGGACAAGCCTTGGCCCAGCAGCCGCAGGGACGGCTCCGCATCGATCCCACGGAGTTTCGGCCGATTCCGATTGCGATCACCAATTTTGTGCCGGGCTCGCCGGCCGACGGTGACGTCGGCAACGGCGTCACCCAGGTCATCACCAACAATCTGAAGCGCTCGGGCCTGTTTGCGCCGGTCGACCAGGCCGCCTTCATCGAGCGCATCAGCAACATCGACGTCGCGCCGCAGTTCGAGAACTGGAAGACCCTGAACGCGCAGGCCCTCGTCACCGGCCGCATGACGCGGCAGCCGGACGGCCGCCTCAAGGCTGAATTCCGCTTGTGGGACGTCGTCACGGGCCAGCAGCTCGCCGGCCAACAATATTTCACCTCGCCGGAATATTGGCGTCGCATCGCCCACATCATCTCCGACCAGATCTATGAGAAGCTGACCGGCGAGAAGGGCTATTTCGACAGCCGAGTGGTGTTCGTTGACGAGACCGGGCCGAAAGAGCGCCGCGTCAAGCGGCTCGCGATGATGGACCAGGACGGCGCCAATGTGCGCTATCTGACCCGCGGCTCCGACCTCGTGCTGACGCCGCGCTTCTCGCCGAACTCGCAAGAGATCACCTACATGGAATTTGGCCAGGGCGATCCGAAGGTCTACCTGTTCAACATCGAGACCGGCCAGCGCGAGATCGTCGGCAACTTCCCCGGCATGACCTTTGCGCCGAGGTTCTCGCCGGACGGCCAGCGCGTCATCATGAGTCTGCAGCAGGGCGGCAATTCCAACCTGTTCGTGATGGATCTGCGCTCGCGCTCGACCACGCGCCTCACCGACACGCCCGCGATCGACACCTCGCCTTCCTACTCCCCGGACGGCACCCGCATCTGCTTCGAGTCCGATCGCGGCGGCAGATCGCAGATCTATGTCATGGCCGCGGGCGGCGGAGCGGCGCAGCGCATCTCTTTCTCCAAGGACGACAACAACGCCACCTATTCGACGCCGGTGTGGTCGCCGCGGGGCGATTACATCGCCTTCACCAGGCAAGGTGGCGGGCAGTTTTCGATCGGCGTGATGAAGCCGGACGGCTCCGGCGAACGGCTTCTCACCTCCGGCTATCATAACGAAGGTCCGACCTTCTCGCCGAACGGCCGCGTGCTGATGTTCTTCCGCGATCCGGGCGGCAGCGGCGGGCCGTCGCTGTTCTCCGTCGACATCTCGGGGCGCAACGAGCTGAAAGTGCCGACGCCGGGCTTCGCCTCCGACCCGGCATGGTCGCCGCTCTTGTCCTCGACATCGGGCTAG
- the tolQ gene encoding protein TolQ, with protein sequence MNPADVAQSALPVAASADVSLIALFWQAHWIVKAVMLGLLACSVWVWAIAIDKIFLFARTRRSMDRFEQAFWSGESIEDLYRTLSAKPTHSMAACFVAAMREWKRSFESQARSVAGLQMRIDKVMNVSIAREVERLERRLLVLATVGSAGPFVGLFGTVWGIMSSFQSIAASKNTSLAVVAPGIAEALFATAVGLIAAIPATIFYNKFTSEVNRQAQRLEGFADEFSAILSRQIDERG encoded by the coding sequence ATGAATCCGGCCGACGTGGCTCAGTCAGCCCTTCCGGTTGCCGCTTCCGCGGACGTGTCGCTGATCGCGCTGTTCTGGCAGGCTCACTGGATCGTGAAAGCGGTGATGCTGGGGCTTCTCGCCTGCTCGGTCTGGGTCTGGGCGATCGCCATCGACAAGATCTTCCTGTTTGCCCGCACCCGCCGCTCGATGGACCGTTTCGAGCAGGCTTTCTGGTCCGGCGAGTCGATCGAGGACCTCTATCGCACGCTCTCGGCCAAGCCGACACATTCCATGGCGGCCTGCTTCGTCGCCGCGATGCGCGAGTGGAAGCGTTCGTTCGAGAGCCAGGCCCGCTCGGTCGCAGGCCTTCAGATGCGCATCGACAAGGTCATGAATGTCTCGATCGCCCGCGAGGTCGAGCGGCTGGAACGCCGGCTGCTGGTGCTCGCCACCGTCGGCTCCGCAGGCCCCTTCGTCGGCCTGTTCGGCACCGTCTGGGGCATCATGTCGAGCTTCCAGTCGATCGCGGCGTCGAAAAACACCTCTTTGGCGGTGGTGGCCCCTGGCATCGCGGAGGCGCTGTTTGCGACCGCCGTCGGCCTTATCGCCGCCATTCCTGCCACTATTTTCTACAATAAGTTCACCTCCGAGGTGAACCGGCAGGCCCAGCGGCTCGAAGGCTTCGCCGATGAATTTTCAGCCATCCTGTCGCGCCAGATCGACGAGCGGGGCTGA
- the tolR gene encoding protein TolR has translation MGMNVASSSGGGGRRGRRKPVVAEINVTPMVDVMLVLLIIFMVSAPMLTVGVPLDLPQTQAKSLENNDQKPIQMSVDIKGKVFINDAEIAINELIPKLKAITDARGGLEERIYLRADKKADYGTVAKVMGQLSGAGFKKLALVTEADQG, from the coding sequence ATGGGCATGAACGTTGCGAGTTCGTCCGGAGGCGGTGGGCGCCGTGGCCGGCGCAAGCCGGTCGTGGCCGAAATCAACGTCACGCCGATGGTGGACGTGATGCTGGTGCTGCTCATCATCTTCATGGTCTCGGCGCCGATGTTGACGGTCGGCGTGCCGCTCGACCTGCCGCAGACCCAGGCCAAGAGCCTCGAAAACAACGACCAGAAGCCGATCCAGATGTCGGTGGACATCAAGGGCAAGGTGTTCATCAACGACGCCGAGATCGCGATCAACGAACTGATCCCCAAGCTGAAGGCGATCACGGACGCGCGCGGCGGGCTCGAGGAACGCATCTATTTGCGTGCCGACAAGAAGGCGGATTACGGGACGGTGGCCAAGGTCATGGGCCAGTTGTCCGGCGCAGGCTTCAAGAAGCTGGCGCTCGTCACGGAAGCGGATCAGGGGTAA
- a CDS encoding nuclear transport factor 2 family protein, giving the protein MSNHERQIRDLFAAYLGNDRQRVADALADDFRFTSPFDDDLDKAAYFERCWRDTGWIARHDIERIFVQGDEAFVTYLCLATDGRSFRNTEFFTFAGGKIRCIDVYFGAARQDGRFLPQAR; this is encoded by the coding sequence ATGTCCAACCACGAGCGCCAGATTCGAGACCTTTTCGCCGCTTATCTCGGCAACGACCGGCAACGGGTCGCCGACGCGTTGGCGGACGATTTCCGCTTCACCAGCCCGTTCGACGACGACCTCGACAAGGCGGCTTATTTCGAGCGTTGCTGGAGGGACACCGGCTGGATTGCGCGGCACGACATCGAGCGGATTTTCGTCCAAGGCGACGAGGCCTTCGTCACCTATCTCTGCCTGGCGACAGATGGCAGGAGCTTTCGCAACACCGAGTTCTTCACCTTCGCCGGCGGCAAGATTCGCTGCATCGACGTCTATTTCGGCGCTGCCCGGCAGGACGGGCGTTTCCTGCCGCAGGCGCGCTAG
- a CDS encoding TetR/AcrR family transcriptional regulator → MSWRKETRRAERGYHHGNLKEALLQAALGLIAEKGAAGFTFADAARMAGVSAAAPYRHFRDREELLSSIAQRGFEQFESRLTAAWDDGRPDTVTAFERVGRAYLAFAREEPAFYNAMFESGLPVDANPALQAASERAFNIIRAAAERLAALAPPGTPRPPAMMMALHIWSMAHGVASLFSRGDAARRKLPMSPDELLEAEVLIYLRGLGFPTDRRPPAKSAEPPPVPPEASSGSGVPPGGPWGKPK, encoded by the coding sequence ATGAGCTGGCGCAAGGAGACGCGCCGCGCCGAGCGCGGCTATCACCACGGCAATCTGAAGGAAGCCCTGTTGCAGGCCGCCCTCGGATTGATCGCCGAGAAGGGCGCGGCCGGCTTCACCTTTGCCGATGCCGCGCGCATGGCCGGCGTCAGTGCGGCGGCGCCGTACCGGCATTTTCGCGACCGTGAAGAACTGCTGTCCTCGATCGCGCAGCGCGGCTTCGAGCAGTTTGAATCGCGCCTGACCGCGGCTTGGGACGACGGACGGCCCGACACCGTCACGGCGTTCGAGCGTGTCGGCAGGGCCTATCTCGCCTTCGCCCGCGAGGAGCCCGCGTTCTACAACGCGATGTTCGAATCTGGCCTCCCGGTGGATGCCAATCCGGCGCTCCAGGCGGCCAGCGAGCGTGCTTTCAACATCATTCGTGCCGCGGCGGAGCGGCTTGCCGCGCTGGCGCCGCCGGGCACGCCGCGGCCGCCGGCGATGATGATGGCGCTGCACATCTGGTCCATGGCGCATGGCGTGGCCTCGCTGTTCTCCCGCGGTGACGCCGCGCGTCGAAAGCTGCCGATGTCGCCGGACGAGCTGCTCGAAGCTGAGGTGCTGATCTATCTGCGCGGTCTCGGCTTCCCGACCGATCGCCGTCCCCCGGCGAAAAGCGCCGAGCCGCCGCCGGTGCCGCCGGAGGCATCCTCCGGTTCAGGCGTGCCGCCCGGTGGTCCCTGGGGCAAGCCGAAATAA
- a CDS encoding bifunctional diguanylate cyclase/phosphodiesterase produces the protein MQFASQSGEPEQRPPKTSAAQIDSLFEAPGPLLAGLIFVSIGAALTALRTGEPLIWACVALLILAGTARAIDLRLYQARHAVMTVEAAARWQKRYQIGAKIQAAAIGIWCATTLLATDDAVAHMIALSVTTGIAAGGAGRAYGRPAIFHLQAVLIFGPAVLALALRGTPYYIAMALVSAAFLMAIMQLSVNLHRIFMGAVVAREREAALAGQFDTALNNMPHGLCMFRVDGQLAVMNHRFGAMMNLPEGLAQRGVNARDIVAACVSAGSISAGSGERIVADIESSQAKEIITADPDTQRNRSLSWTVQPMADGGAVVLLEDITERRSAEAKITHLARYDDLTALPNRVHFRDEIERLLAISHGAERLSALLFVDLDQFKQVNDTLGHPCGDQLLCAVANRLREMLRPEDFVARFGGDEFVVFQENISSPEDAAALARRIVERLSERYRIDNHLVEIGASVGIALTLPEGISADTLLKNADMALYRAKADGRGTFCFFRDEMAATVEARRILELDLRKALANEEFELFYQPLVNLKSGKITTCEALLRWNHPVRGTVSPIDIIPVAEDMGLIVDLGRWILRRACMECMKWPEGVSVAVNFSPQQFHQRDVLSEIRYALEVSGLPAHRLEIEITESSLLRNTQLTHDILSQLHAIGVRISLDDFGTGYSSLSYLHNFPMQKVKIDRSFLEGIDADRPLTLLRGVARLSADLGMAVVVEGIETNDQLELISADGTVTEGQGYLFSRPVPAVRIRQLLNASHGRRGAEDHIVMVSSRSIA, from the coding sequence ATGCAGTTTGCAAGTCAGAGCGGAGAGCCGGAACAGCGGCCGCCGAAAACTTCGGCGGCGCAAATCGATTCGCTGTTCGAAGCGCCTGGCCCGTTGCTGGCGGGACTCATTTTCGTGTCGATTGGTGCGGCCCTCACCGCGCTGAGGACGGGCGAGCCGCTGATCTGGGCGTGCGTCGCACTTCTGATCCTGGCCGGGACCGCGCGGGCGATCGACCTGCGCCTCTATCAGGCACGTCACGCGGTCATGACCGTCGAGGCGGCCGCACGCTGGCAGAAGCGCTATCAGATCGGAGCAAAGATCCAGGCGGCTGCGATCGGCATCTGGTGCGCCACCACCCTGTTGGCCACGGACGACGCCGTGGCCCACATGATCGCCTTGTCGGTCACGACCGGAATCGCGGCAGGCGGCGCGGGCAGGGCATATGGCCGGCCTGCGATCTTCCACCTCCAGGCCGTGCTGATCTTCGGCCCGGCCGTGCTTGCCTTGGCGCTGCGTGGAACACCCTACTACATCGCGATGGCGCTGGTCAGCGCCGCGTTCCTGATGGCGATCATGCAGCTCTCGGTGAATCTGCATCGAATCTTCATGGGAGCGGTCGTGGCACGTGAGCGTGAAGCCGCGCTCGCCGGCCAGTTCGATACGGCTCTGAACAACATGCCGCACGGCCTCTGCATGTTCCGCGTCGACGGACAGCTGGCGGTCATGAACCACCGCTTCGGCGCAATGATGAATCTGCCGGAAGGTCTCGCGCAGCGCGGGGTCAACGCGCGTGACATCGTCGCGGCGTGCGTGAGCGCGGGATCCATCTCCGCTGGGAGCGGCGAGCGAATCGTCGCGGACATCGAGAGTTCGCAAGCCAAGGAGATCATCACCGCCGATCCCGATACGCAGCGAAACCGGTCGTTGTCCTGGACTGTCCAGCCGATGGCTGACGGTGGCGCGGTGGTGCTGCTCGAGGACATTACCGAGCGACGTAGCGCCGAGGCCAAGATCACGCATCTGGCGCGCTACGACGACCTCACCGCGCTGCCCAACCGCGTTCATTTCCGCGATGAGATCGAAAGGCTGCTGGCGATCTCGCACGGCGCCGAGCGCCTGTCCGCGCTGCTGTTCGTCGACCTCGACCAGTTCAAGCAGGTCAACGACACGCTCGGCCATCCCTGCGGCGACCAGCTCCTGTGCGCGGTCGCCAACCGTCTGCGCGAGATGCTGCGCCCCGAGGATTTCGTCGCCCGCTTCGGCGGTGACGAATTCGTCGTGTTCCAGGAGAACATCTCCTCGCCCGAGGACGCCGCTGCGCTGGCGCGCCGGATCGTCGAACGGCTGAGCGAGCGTTACCGCATCGACAATCATCTGGTCGAGATCGGCGCCAGCGTCGGCATCGCATTGACCTTGCCGGAGGGCATCAGCGCAGACACGCTGCTCAAGAATGCCGACATGGCGCTGTACCGGGCCAAGGCCGACGGCCGCGGCACCTTCTGCTTCTTCCGCGACGAGATGGCGGCGACCGTCGAGGCGCGCCGCATCCTCGAGCTCGATCTGCGCAAGGCGCTCGCCAACGAGGAGTTCGAGCTGTTCTATCAGCCGCTGGTCAATCTGAAATCCGGCAAGATCACGACGTGCGAGGCGCTGCTGCGCTGGAATCATCCGGTGCGCGGCACGGTCTCGCCGATCGACATCATCCCGGTCGCCGAGGACATGGGGCTGATCGTCGATCTCGGCCGCTGGATCCTGCGCCGCGCTTGCATGGAATGCATGAAATGGCCGGAGGGCGTCAGCGTCGCCGTCAACTTCTCGCCGCAGCAATTCCACCAGCGCGACGTCTTGAGCGAAATCCGCTACGCGCTCGAGGTTTCGGGGCTCCCGGCGCATCGGCTGGAGATCGAGATCACCGAATCCTCCCTGTTGCGCAACACCCAGCTCACGCACGACATCCTGTCGCAATTGCATGCGATCGGCGTGCGCATTTCGCTGGATGATTTCGGCACCGGCTATTCGAGCCTCAGCTACCTGCACAATTTCCCGATGCAGAAGGTGAAGATCGACCGCTCCTTCCTCGAGGGCATCGATGCCGACCGGCCGCTGACGCTGCTGCGCGGCGTAGCGCGGCTGTCGGCCGATCTCGGCATGGCGGTCGTGGTCGAGGGCATCGAGACCAATGATCAGCTCGAGTTGATCAGCGCCGACGGCACCGTGACCGAAGGGCAGGGCTATCTGTTCAGCCGGCCGGTGCCGGCAGTCCGGATTCGCCAATTGCTCAATGCCTCGCATGGCCGCCGCGGGGCTGAGGACCACATCGTCATGGTGTCCTCGCGATCGATCGCCTGA
- a CDS encoding YciI family protein, with the protein MRFMMLMIPLGYETAAPDVQLDPERVAAMMRYNEALKDAGVLITLDGLHPPSMGARVSFAAGKPIVTDGPFAEAKEVLGGYWMIEVASRAEAIAWARRCPAAPNEIIEIRQVQEMSDFPPDVQEAAGFGDLKK; encoded by the coding sequence ATGCGATTCATGATGCTGATGATCCCGCTCGGCTACGAGACCGCGGCGCCCGACGTTCAACTCGATCCCGAGCGGGTCGCTGCGATGATGCGCTACAACGAGGCGCTGAAGGACGCCGGCGTGCTGATCACGCTCGACGGCCTGCACCCGCCCTCGATGGGCGCGCGCGTCTCGTTTGCGGCCGGCAAGCCCATCGTGACCGATGGTCCGTTCGCCGAGGCCAAGGAGGTCCTGGGCGGCTACTGGATGATCGAGGTTGCCTCGCGTGCCGAGGCGATCGCCTGGGCCAGGCGGTGTCCGGCCGCACCGAACGAAATCATCGAGATCCGTCAGGTGCAGGAGATGAGCGACTTCCCGCCTGACGTGCAGGAGGCCGCCGGTTTCGGCGACCTGAAGAAATAG
- a CDS encoding DUF2852 domain-containing protein — MAYTADVNRWRGPSDQHYERPHMLNTPWHPGWIAVTILGFIIWWPIGLALLFFTLGSRRMSCWSNQDRWQNKMERMQYKMDRMRGRMERHGFGFGFGPPSSGNRAFDEYRTETLQRLEEEQVEFKNFLDRLRHAKDKEEFDQFMAQHKTRPTPPPTDQQQG; from the coding sequence ATGGCCTACACCGCTGATGTCAATCGATGGCGCGGCCCTTCGGACCAACACTACGAGCGCCCCCACATGCTCAATACGCCCTGGCATCCCGGCTGGATCGCCGTGACCATCCTCGGCTTCATCATCTGGTGGCCGATCGGACTTGCCCTTCTCTTTTTCACACTCGGGAGCAGAAGAATGTCGTGCTGGAGCAACCAGGATCGCTGGCAGAACAAGATGGAGCGGATGCAGTACAAGATGGATCGTATGCGCGGCCGCATGGAGCGCCACGGTTTCGGCTTTGGCTTCGGTCCGCCCTCGAGCGGCAACCGCGCCTTTGACGAGTACCGCACCGAGACATTGCAGCGGCTCGAGGAGGAGCAGGTCGAGTTCAAGAACTTCCTCGACCGTCTGCGTCACGCCAAGGACAAGGAAGAGTTCGACCAGTTCATGGCGCAACACAAGACACGCCCGACCCCGCCGCCGACCGACCAGCAGCAAGGTTGA
- a CDS encoding protein TolA, with product MKVKVDKTLVASIALHVLVLGWGLVTFSSRAFVPAEESLPIDIISTDQLAQMMSGQKTGDKKEPKPKVEKIAEAKPEEDAVGKVTEKKELIKTNSTPEPPPKPVEKPVEKKPEPPKPVAEAKPKEEPKPPEKKPDPAKEDPIAELQKKLETKKPPPKPPEQKVAAVQPQQLPKPKERSFDPAQIQRDLDKRAATRHELAGSTLNASASLGSTTGTAANNIATWRGAFQGAVKRCFTPTYNGQDADQYEADIDIPMKIDGSLASEPIVVAVRGPSRSIAQAVAESARRAIVQCQVYSFMPKQQYESWKLIPMTFGLKDML from the coding sequence GTGAAGGTGAAGGTCGACAAGACACTCGTTGCGTCGATTGCCCTCCACGTCCTCGTGCTGGGATGGGGGCTCGTCACCTTTAGCAGCAGGGCTTTCGTGCCGGCGGAAGAGTCGCTGCCGATCGACATCATCTCCACCGATCAACTCGCGCAGATGATGTCGGGGCAGAAGACCGGCGACAAGAAAGAGCCGAAGCCGAAGGTCGAGAAGATCGCGGAAGCCAAGCCCGAGGAAGACGCTGTCGGCAAGGTCACCGAGAAGAAAGAGCTGATCAAGACCAACTCGACGCCGGAGCCGCCGCCAAAACCCGTGGAGAAGCCGGTCGAGAAGAAGCCCGAGCCGCCCAAGCCCGTCGCTGAGGCGAAGCCCAAGGAAGAACCGAAGCCGCCGGAAAAAAAGCCTGACCCGGCCAAGGAAGATCCGATCGCCGAGCTCCAGAAAAAGCTCGAAACCAAGAAGCCGCCGCCCAAGCCGCCGGAGCAAAAGGTCGCGGCGGTGCAGCCGCAGCAGCTGCCGAAGCCCAAGGAGCGCAGCTTCGACCCCGCGCAGATCCAGCGCGATCTCGACAAGCGCGCCGCGACCCGGCACGAACTCGCCGGCTCGACGCTGAATGCGTCGGCCTCGCTGGGATCGACGACCGGAACGGCCGCCAACAACATTGCGACCTGGCGGGGCGCGTTCCAGGGGGCGGTGAAGCGCTGCTTCACGCCGACCTATAACGGCCAGGATGCAGATCAATACGAAGCCGACATCGACATTCCCATGAAGATCGACGGATCGCTCGCGTCCGAGCCGATCGTCGTCGCGGTGAGGGGACCGTCGCGATCGATCGCACAGGCGGTGGCGGAGAGTGCCAGACGCGCCATCGTGCAGTGTCAGGTCTATTCGTTCATGCCGAAGCAGCAATACGAGAGCTGGAAGCTCATTCCGATGACTTTCGGCCTGAAAGACATGTTGTGA
- a CDS encoding serine acetyltransferase, translating into MAEAAMMASETLWQKIRDEAQRTAAADAIFGKALVGLILVHDDFTAALSDLIGRRLGDSEVERARFTTFSRDAFNGQPDLIEAAGRDLQAIVLGDPAISGVLAPLLHLKGYVALQAWRVSNWLWHHDRGDAALLFQNETSNVLQVSIHPSASLGSSVYLDHATGIVIGADVVIGDEVTMLQNVSIGRGTELPARSPRIGRGVFIGSGATILGNVRIGDFAKIGADTVVTSDVPRGCTAIGNPARLTNCPEPASAA; encoded by the coding sequence ATGGCGGAAGCGGCGATGATGGCGAGCGAAACCCTCTGGCAGAAGATCCGCGACGAGGCGCAGCGCACCGCGGCAGCCGACGCCATATTCGGCAAGGCTCTTGTCGGACTCATCCTCGTCCATGACGATTTTACCGCCGCACTGTCCGACCTGATCGGACGCCGGCTTGGCGACAGCGAGGTCGAACGCGCGCGCTTCACGACATTTTCCCGCGACGCCTTCAATGGTCAGCCGGATCTGATCGAGGCGGCCGGCCGCGACTTGCAGGCCATCGTGCTTGGCGATCCCGCCATCAGCGGAGTGTTGGCGCCGCTGCTGCACTTGAAGGGCTACGTCGCCTTGCAGGCGTGGCGCGTCTCGAACTGGCTCTGGCATCACGACCGTGGTGACGCGGCGCTGCTATTTCAGAACGAGACGTCGAACGTCCTGCAGGTCAGCATTCATCCGTCGGCGAGCTTGGGATCGTCGGTGTATCTCGACCACGCCACCGGCATCGTAATCGGTGCCGATGTGGTGATCGGCGACGAGGTCACCATGCTTCAGAACGTCAGCATCGGTCGTGGCACGGAACTGCCGGCGCGCTCGCCTCGCATTGGTCGCGGCGTGTTCATCGGCTCCGGCGCGACAATTCTCGGCAACGTCAGAATCGGCGATTTTGCAAAGATCGGCGCCGACACCGTCGTGACGAGCGACGTGCCCCGGGGCTGCACCGCAATCGGCAATCCGGCGCGGCTGACCAATTGCCCAGAGCCCGCTTCCGCGGCCTGA